In Brevinematales bacterium, the genomic stretch GTATTACGACAAGTAAAAAGGTTGGAAAGAGTGTAAAAAGAAACAGGATCCGGAGGCTCATCAGGGAAAACTACAGGTTGTTTGAGGATTTTATAAGGCCGGGATATGACTTAGTTTTTGTTTCGAGAGTA encodes the following:
- the rnpA gene encoding ribonuclease P protein component: ITTSKKVGKSVKRNRIRRLIRENYRLFEDFIRPGYDLVFVSRVTEELPGFTEIRKEMKFLFKKLNVFDQEKWNCLKGV